GCTCGTCGAGCCGGGGACCACCGTCCCCGTCGGGTCGCCGATCCTCGCGGTCGACACGGCGCCGGCGGGCGGCGGTGCACCGGTGAGCGCACGGGCCGAGGCGTCGCCCGTGGCGGTGAGCGCCGCGCCCGCGTCCCCACCGGCGGCTGCGACCGCGACCGCCGAGCGCTCGCCCGCGAGCGCGCACGCCGCGTCGTCGTCCGCGAGCGCCGGAGCGCCGTCGCCAGTGGCCGCGCGCACGTCGGTGCTCGTCGGCTACGGGCCCGCGGTCGGGACGACGGACCGGCCCCGGCGCCGCCCCCGCCCGTCGCGACCCGGTCCCTCGGGCCCGCCCACCGGGCGCGGACCGGCGGACCCGCCGCCGACCGCACCGTCGCCGACGGACCACGCACGTCCCTCCGGTCAGGCCGCACCGCCCGCGGGCGGGACCGTCACCGAGAGGCCGCGCACCCACCCGCCGGTGCGCAAGCTCGCGCACGAGCTCGGCGTGGACCTGACGAGTGTCGCCGGCACCGGACCGGACGGGGTCATCACGCGCGACGACGTCCTGGCCCGCGCGCACCGGGATCCCGGCGCGGTGAGCACCGGCTCCCCGACGGACGGGCGTCGCCCACCGGACGCGCCCGTCGGGTCGCCGCGCGAGGACCGCACACCGGTGACGGGCGTCCGCCGACGCACCGCCGCCGCGATGGTCGCGAGCGCGTTCACCGCACCGCAGGCGACGGTCTTCCTCACGGTCGACGTCACCCCGACGCTCGAGCTGCTCGACGACCTGCGCCGCGACCGCGCGCTGGCGGGCCGCCGCCTCACGCTGCTCACGGTCGTCGCCAAGGCGGTGACGATCGCGGTCGCCCGCACGCCCGAGGTCAACGCGCGCTGGGACGAGGCGGCCGGCGAGATCGTGCAGCCGCACTACGTGAACCTCGGCATCGCCGCGGCGACCCCCCGGGGCCTGCTCGTGCCCAACGTCAAGGACGCCGACCGGCTGCACCTCGGCGCTCTCGCCGACGCCCTCACGGACCTCACGGAGCACGCGCGCGCGGGCACGACGCCACCGGGCGCCCTCGTCGGCGGCACGATCACGATCACCAACGTGGGCGTCTTCGGGATCGACGCGGGGACACCGATCCTCAACCCGGGCGAGTCCGCGATCCTCGCGGTGGGAGCGGTGCGGCGCCGGCCGTGGGAGCACCGGGACGCGATCGCGCTGCGCAGCGTCGTGACGCTCGCGGTCACCTTCGACCACCGGGTCGTGGACGGCGAGCAGGCGGCGCGGTTCGTGTCCGACGTCGGTGCGGTCCTCGCGAATCCCGGGTCGGCGCTCGCGATGGTGTGACACCGGGACGTCTCCCCGGGGCGGTCCGACGGGGCCGCCGAACCGCCCCGGGGAGACGTCCAGGTGCAGCACACTGTCCGGATGCCCGCGCCATCGCCGCCCGCCGGATCACTGGTCCCCGAGCACCTCCGCCTGACGACCGCCAGCCAGAGGTGGCGCCTGGCCGACCGTCACCTGCGCATCTCCGGGACGTGGCTCGGGCGGAGGGTGGCGCCGTGGCGGTGGGTGTGCGCTCTGATCCTG
The Cellulomonas sp. NS3 DNA segment above includes these coding regions:
- a CDS encoding dihydrolipoamide acetyltransferase family protein, whose product is MPDLGEGLTEAELVSWEVAEGDTVVLNQVIAEVETAKAAVQLPSPYAGVVARLLVEPGTTVPVGSPILAVDTAPAGGGAPVSARAEASPVAVSAAPASPPAAATATAERSPASAHAASSSASAGAPSPVAARTSVLVGYGPAVGTTDRPRRRPRPSRPGPSGPPTGRGPADPPPTAPSPTDHARPSGQAAPPAGGTVTERPRTHPPVRKLAHELGVDLTSVAGTGPDGVITRDDVLARAHRDPGAVSTGSPTDGRRPPDAPVGSPREDRTPVTGVRRRTAAAMVASAFTAPQATVFLTVDVTPTLELLDDLRRDRALAGRRLTLLTVVAKAVTIAVARTPEVNARWDEAAGEIVQPHYVNLGIAAATPRGLLVPNVKDADRLHLGALADALTDLTEHARAGTTPPGALVGGTITITNVGVFGIDAGTPILNPGESAILAVGAVRRRPWEHRDAIALRSVVTLAVTFDHRVVDGEQAARFVSDVGAVLANPGSALAMV